Sequence from the Curtobacterium sp. MCLR17_007 genome:
CGACGGCGTAGCCCCAGACGTGGTCGAGCGCGTCCGCCACGGCGATGTCACTGCCGCCACCGCCGATCGCGACCACGAGTTCGACCTCGTGTTCGAGTCGTTCCGTCATGGACGGATAGGGCGTGTCCGCGTCGTCGGCCACCACCGCGTCGGCTGGCTTGGTGAAGAAGAACGGCGGCTCGCGGTCCGGGTCGTGCCCCATCTCGCGGGCGTGCGCCGCGTAGTTCCGTCCGACGCAGAACACGCGACGGACCGGGAAGCGCCCGCCCGTCGTCGTCGGGACGGTCGGGAGGGCCTGGGCCGGGATCACGAGGTCGGACACGTCCTCAGCCTGCCAGACCACGGCGGCCCGGCGCCGGTCAGTCGGCGAACGACGCCTCGTACCGCAGTGCCCGCGCCCGGGCACGCTCCTGACGCTCGCGCCACTCGGCGCGGAGCTCTGCGAGTTCGACGTCGCGGCCCTTGGCGCGCATCAGCGGGCCGTAGTGCGGGTTCGCCAGCAGGCGCGGGATGCAGACCTCGGCACGCCACAACTCGAGTCGGAACTCGTCATCAGTCAGATCGGAGATCATCGTCGTCCCTTCGGCCTGTTCTCGCGCGCACGATCCACCGGAGCGCGTCGTACATCCACTCGTCGTCGTCGGTCGTCCAGGAGCGCGTGGCCAGCGCATCGGCCAACAACGCGGCGGCGGCACGCCGGTCCGTCTGCCCGGACAGGGCCCGTTCCGTGACCCATGACCAACGCTGCCACCACTGGTCGCGGTGCGCCAAGAACTCCGTATTCCGCCGCATCGCGCGGCCCTCGCGCAGGGTCACGAAGGTCGCGCCGACCGCCGCACATGCGCTCAACACCGACACGAGCACGCTCGCCCACCCGATCCCTGATCCGTCCATGTGGACAGCGTCGCGCGCAGGGCAGGACCGCAGACGGGCCGGCGGCCGTCCTGTGGAGACTGCGCCGGGCCTCCCGGATGTGGAGGACTAGTTCCCCGGAGCGGCCGCCTCGGTCTCGCCCTCACCGGGGTCGCCGCCCGTCCCGCCGACGGCGGGCTCGTCCTGCGGCCAGCCGGAGAACTGCCAGCCCTCGACGGACGGGTGGTCCTCGCCCTTCGCGTACGCGTACGCCCGTGCCGCGTCGCGCGCCTCGGCGAGCTTCGCGATGAGCCCCGCGTAGCGGTCCGGGTCGACCCGGGTCAGCGCGTCGTGGGCCAGCGCGAACCGGTCCATCTCGTTGCGCATCAGCATGTCGAACGGCGACGTGGTGGTGCCCTGCTCGAGGAAGCCGTGCACGTGCAGGTCGTCGTGCCCGTGGCGACGGTAGGTGAGCTGGTGCACGAGTGAGGGGTACCCGTGGAAGGCGAACACCGCCGGGGTCCCGGGCAGGAACAGCTCGTCGTACCGTTCATCGGGGATCGGGTGCGAGTGCTTGCGGGTGTCGCCGAGCGAGAGCAGGTCCACCACGTTGACGACGCGGACGCCGACCTCGGGAGCGAGCTGGTTGATCAGGTCAGCGGCGGCGATCGTCTCCACGGTGGGCACGTCACCAGCGCTGACGAGCACGACGTCGACGTGGCCGACGCGCTGCTCGGTGCCGGCCCAGTCCCACACGCCGACCCCGGCGTCGGCGTGCGCGATCGCGTCCTCCAACGACAGGAACACCGGCTCCGGGTGCTTGCCGGCGACGATCACCTCGATGCGGTCGGTCGTCTCCATCGCGTGGGTCGTCACGGCGAGCAGCGTGTTCGCGTCGGCGGGGAGCTTGATCCGGACGAGGTCCTGCTGCTTCGAGGCGACGACGTCCAGGAAGCCGGGGTCCTGGTGCGAGAAGCCGTTGTGGTCCTGCCGCCAGACGTGCGACGACAGCAGGATCGTGAGGTTCGACACCGGTGCGCGCCAGTCGATGCCCTCCGACGACTCGAGCCACTTGGCGTGCTGTCCGACCATCGAGTCGATGATGTGCGCGAAGGCCTCGTAGGTGTTGAGGATGCCGTGGCGACCGGACAGGACGTACCCCTCGAGCAGCCCCTCGAGCAGGTGCTCGGACAGCACCTCGATCACGCGGCCGGTCGGGGCGAGGTGCTCGTCCTCGGGGTCGTTGCCGGCACGCCAGACGCGGTTCGTCACGTCGAACACCGCGTCGAGCTTGTTCGACACGGTCTCGTCCGGCCCGAACAGCCGGAACGACGACGGGTTGCGTCGTGCCAGCTCGGCCAGCCACGGGCCGAGCGTGCCGGTCGAGGACGCGTCGGAGCCGGCCTCGACACCGAACTCCGTCAGGTCGGGGCGGTCGAGCGCGGTGCGGATACGTCCACCGTTGGCGTGCGGCGTCGCACTCATGCGCTTGTCGCCCTCGGGGCGGATCGACTCGAGCAGCCCGATGCCGGCCCCCTCGGCGTCGAACAGCTCGGACGGGTCGTAGGACTCCATCCAGCCCTGCAGCTGCTCCAGGTGCTCGCGGTTGTCGCGGACGGCCGGGAGCGGCACCTGGTGGGCACGGAACGTCCCCTCGACGCGCTGGCCGTCGACCTCCTTCGGCCCGGTCCAGCCCTTCGGGGTCCGCAGGACGATCATCGGCCAGCGCGGCCGGATGTCCGATGCCCCGGCCATCTCGCCGGCGGCGGCACGGGCCGCCTGCGCGCGGGCAGCGGCCTGGATGTCGTCGATCGCGGCGAGGGCACGGCGGAGGGCGCCGTCGAACAGGGCGTGCACCGCGAAGGGGTCGTCGCCAACCCGCGAGGAGTCGACGACGATCGGGTCGTACCCGAGCCCGCGGAAGTACGCCGTCAGGTCCTCGGCCGGGATGCGCGCGAGGATCGTCGGGTTCGCGATCTTCCACCCGTTCAGGTTGAGGATCGGGAGCACGGCACCGTCGGCGACCGGGTCGAGGAACGTGTGGGCCTGCCACGAGCCGTTGAGGGGGCCGGTCTCCGCCTCGCCGTCGCCGACGACGCAGGTCACGACGAGGTCGGGGTTGTCGAGTGCCGCTCCGTAGGCGTGCGCGAGGGAGTACCCGAGTTCGCCGCCCTCGTTGATCGAGCCCGGGGTCTCCGGCGCCGCGTGCGACGGGATCCCGCCCGGGAAGGAGAACTGGCGGAAGAACTGCTGCAGCGTCGTACCCGGGTACAGCTCCTGCCAGGTGCCGTCGAGCCAGGCGTTCGCGTTCATCGCGGGACCGCCGTGCCCCGGGCCGCAGATGTAGAGCATGTCCCGCCCGGAGGACGCGATCAGTGCGTTGCAGTGCGCGTAGACCAGGTTGAGCGCCGGTGAGGTGCCCCAGTGTCCGAGCAGGCGCGGCTTGATGTCGTCCGGGGTCAGCGGGCGTTCCAGCAGCGGGTCGTCCAGCAGGTAGATCTGCCCGACGGTCAGGTAGTTCGCCGCACGCCACCACGCGTCGATCGCGCGGATCCGGTCGGTCGTCGGCAGGTGCTCAGGAGCCATGCCACCACCGTACGGACGGCGGCTGCGGCGGTGTCGGGAAAACTCGTCCCAATCCGTTCTGCGAGGGGTGCCGAATCAGCAGCACAGGGCGAACGCCCAGAAGGCTTCCCGGTCTCGTCCGGTCGGGGCTCAATCAACTCACAGAAGAGGAACGATCACCATGCGCAAGATCACCAAGACCACCCTCTCGGTCGCCGCTGCCGGCGCGATCATCCTCGGCGGCGCCGGGTTCGGCATCACCGCCGCGAACGCCGCGACGCCCACGATCCACACGGTCGCGTCGTCCTCGTCGAAGATCCCCGCCCCCGTCGCATCGGTCCCCGAGGTCAAGGGCGGGAACACCTCCGTCGCCCTCGACTCCGGCTTCACCGACGCCCTCACCAGCCTGGGCCTGACCCCGGGTGTGTCGGGTTCCGCGAAGCTCGCCGACGGCGCCGTGTCGTTCCCGATCACCGCCGGCTCCGTCACCTACTGGTCCCCGGATGGGTCCTACCGTCCCTACGTGCAGGGCCTGCTGAACCACAACGGTTCGGGTCTGACCCTCGCCGCGGGCGGCACGACCGTCACGCTGGAGAACTTCGTCGTGAACCCGGGCTCGTCGAAGCTGTACGGTGACGTCCTGGTCAACGGTGAGGTCGCCGCGTCGAACGCGTACCTGTTCTCCCTGCACGGTGGCACCCTCAAGCCGCTGCAGCTCGAGGGTGACAACGCGATCCTGACCGGCACCACCGTCCACGTCTCCGACGACGCCGCGAAGCTGCTCAACAGCACCTTCAAGACCGACGCCGTCAAGGGCGGCCTCCTCGTCGGTACCGCCACCATCACCGCCCAGATCAAGTAACACCCCCCGCGCCACCAGCGCACAGCACCACACCCCGCAACGGACACAGCACCACGCAACCGCGTGGTGCTGTGTCCGTTGTGCGGTTCCGGGGTCAGCCGGGAGGCCCGGGCCGGCTCAGTCGTGTCGGCGCCACCAGCGACGCGGCCGGGAGCCGAGCTGCTGCTCCTCGGCGGCTCGCGCGGCGGACGCGAACCGCGCCGCGCGACGCTCGCGCCACCGCGCGAGCTCGGACTCGACGTCGCGGAGCGGGGTGACGACGGGCGGTCCGCCCAGCAACTGCCGGCGCGCTTCCTTCACCCGGGCGTTGAAGTCGACCAGGACGTCGCGCACGTCCGACTCCACCGACAGGGCGTCGAGCGCGTCGTCGAGCTCGGCGTCCTCGGTGCGCAGGGCCAGCGCGGGTGGGGCGATGCCGCGGATGTCCTCGCGCTCGATCTTCGACTTGATCCACCAGTCCGGATCGTGCTGCCCGTCGTTCCCGGGCAGCGGCTTGCCGTGGTACGGGTTGCCCTCGAACACCCCGCGGCGTTCGGCGTCCTCGATCTGCGCCCGGGCGTGTGCCGCGACGTCGGCGGCCTTGAGCAGCCGACGTTCCTCGCGCACCTCGTCCGGGTCGAGCGAACCGCGCTGGACCTCGCTGTCGACGAGCTGCTGGTAGCGGTAGCGCGCGGCCCGGCGGAGGCGGTCCATGCGTGCGTCGATGTCGTTCATCGTCAGACCATGATGCCCCGTACCCCCGACGACGTCACCCAGGACTGCGCGGCCGGGGTCACTGCTCGGCCGACACCTCTTCGATCGTGAGCGCCGCCTGGATCAGCGCCAGGTGGGACAGCCCCTGGGGGATGTTCCCCATGAACTCACCGTCCACCGCGCTCAACATCTCGCTGAACAGCCCGACGTCGTTGGCCTGGTCGACCATCTGGTCCATCAGGGCAGTGGCCTCGTCGATCCGCCCGACGCAGGCCATCGCCGCCGCCAGCCAGAACGAGCACGCGACGAAGGGGGACTCCTCGTCCTCCATGCCCGTGTAGCGGTAGACGAGGGGTCCACGCTGCAGCTGGTCCTCGATCGCCCGGATGGTCGACTCCATGCGCGGCCCGCGGTCGAACGACGACATCGCGTGCAGCAGGACCGAGGTGTCGATCGCCGTCGAGCCCTCGTACATGACGTAGTAGCCGAGCTCCTCGTTCCAGCCGTGCTCCGCCACCCACTGCTCGATGAGCTCGCGGTTCTCGACCCACTTCGCCCGCGGGCCGTCGATCATGCCCGCGTCGTGCAGCTCGATCGCGGCGTCCAGCGCCTGCCAGCACCCCATCTTGCTCGACACGTAGTGCTGCGTCTCCTCGAGCTCCCACATGCCCGAGTCGGCCTCGGGCCAGCGGTGGCAGGCGTCGTCGGCAAGGCGCTCCAGCACCGCGGCCGTCGCGCGGTCGAGCACGTTGCCCGCCACGACGTACTGCCGCATGATCTCGAACACGTCGCCCCAGACCCCGAGCTGGAGCTGGTCGCCGGCCCGGTTGCCGACGGTGACCGGCCCGATGCCGTTCCACCCCGGCACGTCGCGCTCCTCGACCTCGTCGGTCTTCGAGCCGTCGAGCCGGTAGAAGATCGGCATGGTCTCGTCGTGCTCGCCGATGGTCCGCATCACCCACGAGACCGCCGCGTGGGTCTCCTCGCGCAGGCCGAACCGGGTCAGCGCGTGCACCGTGTACGACAGGTCGCGGACCCACGCGAAGCGGTAGTCCCAGTTCTTGCCGCCGGTGCGGTCCTCGGGCAGGCTCGTGGTGGCCGCGGCCGCGATGGCGCCGGTCGGCGAGAAGATGAGCAGCTTCAGGGCGAGGGCGCTCCGTTGCACGGCGTCCGACCACGGTCCGTCGTACGAGAACTCCTCCGACCACGTCGACCAGTTCTCGATCGTCCGGTCGACCGCGTCGAGCGTGCTCTCCGGGTCCGGCATGAAGATCGGCTCGTTGTGCGTGCCGACGATCGTCAGGATCGACCTCGACCCCTCGCTCGTGGTGAAGCGGCCGGAGAACCGCGGCCCGTCGTCGTGGACCGGCTCGAACCCGACCTCGACGATGGCGATGGTCACCCCGTCGATGCCGATCACGGCGCCGTTCGCCGTGTCGAGCCGCTTCGGCTCGGCGGTGTTCAGCAGCGTGCCGGGCACGACGGCCCACTCCATCTCCACCGAGCCCTCGACGCCCTGCACGCAGCGGGCGATCTCGGCCCACGGCAGCCGGCCGGCGACGCCGGTGACCATCGCGTCGGTGACCGTGGCCTTCCCGGACGAGGTCGTCCACGTCGACACGAGCACGTTCGTGCCCGGCAGGTACTCGCGCGACACCGTCGCGTCGGCGTCGGTCGGGCGGAGTGCGACGTGCCCGCCGTGCTCGGCGTCGACGATGCTCGCGAACACCGGCGGCGAGTCGAGCGAGGGGACGGGCAGCCAGTCGATCCGGCCGTCGAGGGCGATGAGCGCGACGGTCCGACCGTCGCCGATGGCCCCGTAGGAGCGGAGCGGCACGTACCCGTCGGTGCGCTCCTCGTTGCCGGAGGCGTCCGGGGTGTCGTGAGTGCGTTCGAGCATGCACCCATGCTGCCCGGAGCTGTCGACGGAGGCTCAGGACCCCGTACCCCGTCCGGCGGAGCGGAGCCGGTCCTCCCGTCGGTCGGTCCGGCCGCCACTCCGGACGCGGGTTGTGCATCCCGGGCGTGTCGCGCTAGTCTCGCTCTCCTGCCCGCCCCGGGCAGGACCTGCCAGCGGCAGGACACCGGAAGGACCGCGCATGCGCGCCGTGCAGTATCCCGAACAGCGGATCGAGCTCCAGCTCGATGCGCTCGTGGTGCTGCCCGAACAGCGCAGCGAGCAGCAGTCCACCGGCAATCCCGCGTAGGCACGACCGTCACACGACGCCCCCGTGCCCACCCGGCCCGGGGCGTCGCTCGCCGTCCTCC
This genomic interval carries:
- a CDS encoding DUF1992 domain-containing protein → MNDIDARMDRLRRAARYRYQQLVDSEVQRGSLDPDEVREERRLLKAADVAAHARAQIEDAERRGVFEGNPYHGKPLPGNDGQHDPDWWIKSKIEREDIRGIAPPALALRTEDAELDDALDALSVESDVRDVLVDFNARVKEARRQLLGGPPVVTPLRDVESELARWRERRAARFASAARAAEEQQLGSRPRRWWRRHD
- a CDS encoding phosphoketolase family protein, whose translation is MAPEHLPTTDRIRAIDAWWRAANYLTVGQIYLLDDPLLERPLTPDDIKPRLLGHWGTSPALNLVYAHCNALIASSGRDMLYICGPGHGGPAMNANAWLDGTWQELYPGTTLQQFFRQFSFPGGIPSHAAPETPGSINEGGELGYSLAHAYGAALDNPDLVVTCVVGDGEAETGPLNGSWQAHTFLDPVADGAVLPILNLNGWKIANPTILARIPAEDLTAYFRGLGYDPIVVDSSRVGDDPFAVHALFDGALRRALAAIDDIQAAARAQAARAAAGEMAGASDIRPRWPMIVLRTPKGWTGPKEVDGQRVEGTFRAHQVPLPAVRDNREHLEQLQGWMESYDPSELFDAEGAGIGLLESIRPEGDKRMSATPHANGGRIRTALDRPDLTEFGVEAGSDASSTGTLGPWLAELARRNPSSFRLFGPDETVSNKLDAVFDVTNRVWRAGNDPEDEHLAPTGRVIEVLSEHLLEGLLEGYVLSGRHGILNTYEAFAHIIDSMVGQHAKWLESSEGIDWRAPVSNLTILLSSHVWRQDHNGFSHQDPGFLDVVASKQQDLVRIKLPADANTLLAVTTHAMETTDRIEVIVAGKHPEPVFLSLEDAIAHADAGVGVWDWAGTEQRVGHVDVVLVSAGDVPTVETIAAADLINQLAPEVGVRVVNVVDLLSLGDTRKHSHPIPDERYDELFLPGTPAVFAFHGYPSLVHQLTYRRHGHDDLHVHGFLEQGTTTSPFDMLMRNEMDRFALAHDALTRVDPDRYAGLIAKLAEARDAARAYAYAKGEDHPSVEGWQFSGWPQDEPAVGGTGGDPGEGETEAAAPGN
- a CDS encoding glycoside hydrolase family 15 protein, which encodes MLERTHDTPDASGNEERTDGYVPLRSYGAIGDGRTVALIALDGRIDWLPVPSLDSPPVFASIVDAEHGGHVALRPTDADATVSREYLPGTNVLVSTWTTSSGKATVTDAMVTGVAGRLPWAEIARCVQGVEGSVEMEWAVVPGTLLNTAEPKRLDTANGAVIGIDGVTIAIVEVGFEPVHDDGPRFSGRFTTSEGSRSILTIVGTHNEPIFMPDPESTLDAVDRTIENWSTWSEEFSYDGPWSDAVQRSALALKLLIFSPTGAIAAAATTSLPEDRTGGKNWDYRFAWVRDLSYTVHALTRFGLREETHAAVSWVMRTIGEHDETMPIFYRLDGSKTDEVEERDVPGWNGIGPVTVGNRAGDQLQLGVWGDVFEIMRQYVVAGNVLDRATAAVLERLADDACHRWPEADSGMWELEETQHYVSSKMGCWQALDAAIELHDAGMIDGPRAKWVENRELIEQWVAEHGWNEELGYYVMYEGSTAIDTSVLLHAMSSFDRGPRMESTIRAIEDQLQRGPLVYRYTGMEDEESPFVACSFWLAAAMACVGRIDEATALMDQMVDQANDVGLFSEMLSAVDGEFMGNIPQGLSHLALIQAALTIEEVSAEQ